The Drosophila biarmipes strain raj3 chromosome 2L, RU_DBia_V1.1, whole genome shotgun sequence genome has a window encoding:
- the LOC108032525 gene encoding protein Turandot E-like isoform X2 codes for MVVFGCLLGTGLCQTDAEFTAKARQMIAIFGNPSVDQYTKGRNLPALVDFYQKYSNRLQLTPQERANANNVVRRYRMQQSQQVDGVSAQGGFWFLIPLFAPAIAEIVKAIATAII; via the coding sequence ATGGTTGTCTTTGGATGCCTTCTGGGAACTGGACTCTGCCAAACTGATGCTGAATTCACGGCCAAGGCCCGCCAAATGATCGCCATATTTGGCAACCCATCGGTCGATCAGTACACAAAGGGCCGCAACTTGCCGGCCCTGGTCGACTTCTACCAGAAGTACTCAAACCGTCTGCAATTGACACCTCAAGAGCGAGCCAATGCCAACAATGTTGTAAGGAGGTACAGGATGCAGCAATCCCAGCAAGTCGATGGGGTTTCGGCCCAGGGAGGATTCTGGTTCCTAATACCCCTCTTTGCCCCGGCCATTGCGGAAATTGTGAAGGCCATCGCAACGGCCATAATTTAG
- the LOC108032525 gene encoding protein Turandot E-like isoform X1: protein MNSALQISCLMVVFGCLLGTGLCQTDAEFTAKARQMIAIFGNPSVDQYTKGRNLPALVDFYQKYSNRLQLTPQERANANNVVRRYRMQQSQQVDGVSAQGGFWFLIPLFAPAIAEIVKAIATAII, encoded by the exons ATGAATTCTGCATTGCAAATAAG CTGCCTCATGGTTGTCTTTGGATGCCTTCTGGGAACTGGACTCTGCCAAACTGATGCTGAATTCACGGCCAAGGCCCGCCAAATGATCGCCATATTTGGCAACCCATCGGTCGATCAGTACACAAAGGGCCGCAACTTGCCGGCCCTGGTCGACTTCTACCAGAAGTACTCAAACCGTCTGCAATTGACACCTCAAGAGCGAGCCAATGCCAACAATGTTGTAAGGAGGTACAGGATGCAGCAATCCCAGCAAGTCGATGGGGTTTCGGCCCAGGGAGGATTCTGGTTCCTAATACCCCTCTTTGCCCCGGCCATTGCGGAAATTGTGAAGGCCATCGCAACGGCCATAATTTAG